In a single window of the Acyrthosiphon pisum isolate AL4f chromosome X, pea_aphid_22Mar2018_4r6ur, whole genome shotgun sequence genome:
- the LOC100574194 gene encoding uncharacterized protein LOC100574194 isoform X1 yields the protein MQYPRCLTLKNVCMFSMIVNIKFMVILVLLAYLLLMLWKLNQHNIHFVKMQYLRCLTMKNVCMFLMIGSELYGDSNIPSTSIIDVMETSTGVTTPPKMSNNSNISGPSNVDVIETSILDIQVPVTPKGMMNTTNKSMERK from the exons ATGCAGTACCCTCGTTGTTTGACGTTGAAGAATGTGTGCATGTTTTCAATGATA gtGAACATCAAGTTTATGGTGATTCTAGTATTATTAGCCTATCTACTGTTGATGTTATGGAAGTTGaaccaacataatattcattttgtaAAGATGCAGTACCTACGTTGTTTGACGATGAAGAATGTGtgtatgtttttaatgataGGTA gtGAACTTTATGGTGATTCTAATATTCCTAGCACATCTATTATTGATGTTATGGAAACTTCCACAGGTGTAACTACACCACCAAAGATGAGTAATAATTCCAATATTTCTGGACCATCAAACGTTGATGTTATAGAAACTTCTATTTTGGATATTCAAGTACCAGTAACTCCAAAAGGAATGATGAATACCACCAATAAGtccat GGAAAGAAAATAG
- the LOC100574194 gene encoding uncharacterized protein LOC100574194 isoform X2, with the protein MQYPRCLTLKNVCMFSMIVNIKFMVILVLLAYLLLMLWKLNQHNIHFVKMQYLRCLTMKNVCMFLMIGELYGDSNIPSTSIIDVMETSTGVTTPPKMSNNSNISGPSNVDVIETSILDIQVPVTPKGMMNTTNKSMERK; encoded by the exons ATGCAGTACCCTCGTTGTTTGACGTTGAAGAATGTGTGCATGTTTTCAATGATA gtGAACATCAAGTTTATGGTGATTCTAGTATTATTAGCCTATCTACTGTTGATGTTATGGAAGTTGaaccaacataatattcattttgtaAAGATGCAGTACCTACGTTGTTTGACGATGAAGAATGTGtgtatgtttttaatgataG gtGAACTTTATGGTGATTCTAATATTCCTAGCACATCTATTATTGATGTTATGGAAACTTCCACAGGTGTAACTACACCACCAAAGATGAGTAATAATTCCAATATTTCTGGACCATCAAACGTTGATGTTATAGAAACTTCTATTTTGGATATTCAAGTACCAGTAACTCCAAAAGGAATGATGAATACCACCAATAAGtccat GGAAAGAAAATAG